The nucleotide window TAGTATATGACGCGATCCGCAGTCACGGTGATGGTATCGGGCTGCTTGGGCAGGGGAGGAATCCGCAACCAGGTGGACTGCAACGGGATAGTCACTGGATACCACGCGTTGGTAACCAGGGCGCCCAGGACGACGATCACAATAGTCGCACCGAGAAAGGCGATGCCTACGATCTTGTCGGTCGTAATAAGGCTGTCACCCTCGCCGTGTTCCAAGGCTTCGTATCTAGGCATCAGCAGAGGTTTGGCGATCCAGTACATGAGCCATCCAACTGCCATCAATGCCCACAGCACATGCCAACTGACTACCGCACCCATCCCGTAGTGCGCCAAATCCAGCTTTACACCGGTCAGCGTCGTGATCGGATCGGTGAAGGCGGCCCTGTCGCCGTCGACCGTGACCCAATCGCCGGGGCCCAGGAGCGGGCCCGCATCGCGCACGCTGAGCATGGGATGTATGTGATAGCGCCCTGGGATTCTGCCGCGCAGGACGATCGTATATTCGTAGTCTCTGCCAAGCTCGAGCGGCGTCGAAGCGGCGCCATTAACGCCGTTTAGCGTGCTGGCCATACGGACCATCACCGGCCCTGGGCACGTCAACGTTGAGATACGCCAGTTCGGGCGCGGCGATCGCGAATGACCAAAACTTAACGATGTGAAAACGCCCGGATATAGTCATCTGCTCGTTTACATTGACGCGAGTCGACGACCAGTGCGTATCATACCACTGTACGGTGGCCATCCTTAGAAACGGGGGTTCGGCGCGCTCGCCGTGCGCCGCCGCCGTTCCTGGCGCCAGCGCGGCCGCGATGCTCACAGCAATTACTAGTGACAGCGCTGAGGCTCTGACCGACACCGTCTTCGAAATGAACCTTTTCGATTGCATTAGTTTACCCCATTCCGGCGCCATTGACGGGGCCCGTCGCGAGACGATCGATAGAGTTATATGCGCTTGAGCCAACTAAACTGAGCTTTGGTAAATAGATAGCCGACGCCGACGAATAATATGTACACCACCATGCAGGCAAACGCCGCGAAGAACATCGATATATAGATCGGATCCTGGCCGAAGGAGCGTAGCGTGCCCCGGTCAATATACCTCAGATATTCGGGAGTTCCGGTCCTCACGAACTGATAGCCCATTACATCGGCGAGCGACATGAGGAAGCCGTTCATGTTGGTAGGCAACATGTAGCGCGCCAGCATCACCCAGTTCGCGGGGTAGAACAGCAGTGACCAAAGCCCGCCGCCGATGATCGCCGTCATGACGTAGCTGCCAGTCAGCATCAAGATAACGTCAAGCGCTATTCCCGACGGAATCAGCGTCGCCGGCCATACAAAGTCGAGCGGGAAGTAGCCCCACCCGGCGAAGTTGGCGGTCCAATTCAGCCACTCGCCAGCGACCAGGCAGAGGGTCAGGAGCGTCGCCGCGAACGGGAGCCTGAACTTTTGCCAGAAGATGTACTGGACCGCGGCGGGCATCGAGATCAGGATCATAGGCGTCAAAGTGATCCACCATCGCCGATCTTTCCAATCCACCCAGCACTTCGCGCGTGTGCTCGCCGAGCCGTGGCGCACCGCGGCGAATCGAGGTTGGTGTCCTATCGAATCGTGCCGGCGCGCGGGTTTGTCTGCGGCGTCCCGCCACCGGGTGATCCTGAACTTCGCGCGCTCCGGCGGCAGACTGCGACGGGCGATGAATCGAGCCCGAATACCTGCTGATGTTTTCGGGCAGGGCGGCAGTGCCGCCCTGCCCATCGTGGACTTACTGTCCGGGTGGTGCGGCGGCCTTGGCCATCTCCTGGTGCTCCTTAGCGAGCTTTGAGTTGTCAGCCGCAATTTTGTCCCACATCGCGGCTATCCCGTCGCACATCTCCGCCATGTAGGCGGGCTTGTGAATCCTCATCTTACGATAGGTCTCCGCCGTACGCCGATGGAGGTCGGCCTTTTGCTTGGCGTTTGCTGCTTGTTGCTCGTAGAACGCGGCAATCGCTTCATGTTCCGCCGGCGTCTTCGCGCTCGTGATCATCTGGTCCAGGTCGTCGTCTGTGACGACTGGCTGTTGAGCACCTGCCCGAATGGTGGGCAGGGCGGCCGCAGCAAGCAGTAGCAGTCCCGCTGCAAGCAACATCGTTACTCGCTTCATTTTCTCCTCCCGTTCCTTTTTCGCCGCCGTCACGAACTCGCGCGGGGCCGTTTGGAAAGCTAATTCTATGCCAATGCCAATAGCAGTTTTCTTCCTCTAACCAGCTGCGGCTCTCTGTACCTTGTCTGATCACCTCCTCAGCGGGCGCGCCATCTTGCGTAATCGATCCGCTTGCCTCGCGCCTAGTACCAGACCCGGATTCCGAAGACGAAGCGCACATCATTGACGATGCCACCTTCGTCGCGGGTGAAATCCGCCGTCTCACCGAATTTACCGTTGTAGGCTACGCCGATATAGGGCGCGAATTTGCGACTGATTTCGTAGCGCAGGCGGAGACCCGTATCGAGCTCTGAAAGCCCCGAACCGGCGCCGCGGCTGGGATCGTTCTTGTTGTAAAAGTTCAACTCGAATTGAGGCTGCAATATCAGGCGATTCGTAATCAGCATATCGTAGAAGCCATTCACGCGCCCTGCGATGCGGCCCCCGTCGCTGAAATAGAAGGTGAGCTCGAATTCGAAGAAATTAGGGGCCAAGCCCTCGATTCCGATCGCTCCCCAAGTGCGCCCGGGATTGGAATCCAGGTCGTAGCGAACGCCCGCTTGCAGGTCGAAATATCTAAGATGCGGTATCGGGCGCGCGTAGAGCGCCTCGGTAATTCCGTCGCTAGCTTGGCCGTTCTCAAAGGAGCCCTCGGACTTGAACCACAGCCGATTCAGATCGGTGCCGATCCATGCCTCCCCGTCCCAGCGAAACTCGTTGTCCGGACCGTTGGTGCGGCCTTCCAACTGATTGAACAGCAGATGATAGAAGACCCTATCCTCACCCATCGAAGATGGCTCTTCTTTCGGATAGGTCGGCGCAGGTTCAGGCGACGGCATCACCGACGAACCGGGTTGGGGATAGGGCGCTTGGCCGGAGGAGTTCTGAGCATTCGATACGATTGACTGAGCGTTTGCCCGCACGCTGCCCAGAATCACAATCAGGCAAACGAATCCAACCAAACGTCTGAATCCGGCAATCGTATCGGTAAACGCGCGCGGAATTGCGCGCGGGGTCTTTATCACCAAACCTGACGTGCTCATGACACGATCACGGTCAGGAACATTCCGGTTTCCATGTGGAAGAACAGGTGACAATGAAATGCCCAGTGCCCAGGCGTATCCGCGCTGACGAGGAAGCTGAGGCGCTCCGCCGGCTTGACGTTGAGCGTGTGTTTGTAGGGGCGATATTCCCCGTTGCCGTTCTCCAGTTCGCTCCAGAGACCGTGCAGATGGATCGGATGCTCCATCATGGTGTCATTGATCAGAACGAAGCGCACCCGCTCGCCAAGCTTCAAACGAATGGGCGCATTCTGTGAGAACGTCCTGCCGTTGAACCCCCAGATGAACCGCTCCATGTTTCCGGTCAGGTGAAACTCGAACTCACGATCCGGAGGGCGCGGATCGGCGCCACGGTAACGCGCGCGCAGGTTCGCGTAGGTGAGGATCCGGCGGCCATTACCCTCGAGACCAGCTCCAGGCTCAGCTAGCCGGTCGGTAGTCGTCTCGGCAACGTGGTCGACTTCCGGCCCGAGCTGCAGTTGAACCGGATTCGCCACCGGGAGATGACTCTGCCCAATGGACGGCGACGGCTTTGGAGTTGCCATCTCCATGCCGGGCATGCTGCCCATATCCCCTTCGGCGTGGCCCGGCGAGGGTTGCACCGACTGCAGTTTGGACGAGGGGTGGCCCATCTCCATTCCCGGCATGCTGCCCATGCCCATGTCGGCCATGGTGCGCATCGGCCGAGGATCCATCGGCGGGATCGCCGCCACCACGCCGGCTCTCGGCGCTAAGGTTCCGCGAGCGTAGCCGGTTCGATCCTCGCTCTGAGCGAAGATCGTGAAGGCAGACCAATCATTGGGCTGAACGATGAGGTCATAGGTTTCAGCGACTGAGATTCGGAACTCGTCAACGTCGACAGGTTCCACATCGTTGCCGTCGGCCTGAACGACGGTCATCGCAAGGCCCGGGATGCGAACATCGAAGATCGTCATCGATGAAGCGTTGATAAAACGAAGCCGGACGCGCTCTCCTGGTTTGAACAGGCCGGTCCAGTTAGCGGCTGGCGCCAGTCCATTAAGAAGATAGGTGTAGGTTGCGCCGCTAACGTCGAGAATGTCGGTGGGACTCATGTTCATTGCGCCCCACATCAGGCGATCCGAGAGCGTTGCGCCGAGGCCGCCCTTGCGCGCATCCGATAGGAAGTTGCCTATCGTCCGCTGGTGAAAGTTGTAGTAGCTGCTTTGCTGCTTGAGATTGCTCAATACCATTTCAGGGTTCTGGTCGGTCCAGTCCGAAAGCATAATCACGTACTCACGGTCGAACTGAATCGGATCCTTGTCCCGACGCTCGATAATCAGCGGTGCGTAATGTCCGGTCTGTTCCTGAAACGCGCTGTGGCTGTGATACCAGTAGGTACCGTACTGTCGGACCGGAATGCGGTAAACGAACGTCGCGCCCGGATCGATGCCGGGAAAGCTCAGCCCGGGGACCCCATCCATGTCCGCCGGAGATCGGACGCCGTGCCAATGTACTGATGTCTGCTCCCGCAAGCGGTTGGTGACAGAAAGCGTGACCGTGTCACCTTCCCGCCAGCGCAGCAGCGGCCCCGGAACAGATCCGTTGATCGCGGTGGCGATTGCTGGCCGACCAGTGATATTGACCGCTACTTCTTCGATCACAAGGTCAAAGTGATTTCCCGTAAGTACCGCTTGCTCGTTACGCGCGTTCAACGCCAGCGCCGGCCAGCGCCATAAGTCCAAACCAGCGATCACGCCGCTGGCCATAAGTCCCTGCACGAAGCGGCGGCGGCCAATCCGGGTAGTAGATTTGTTTCCGAATAGTCTCTGCGGATACATGGCTAACTTTCCCTCACATGATCGTTTCGATAGCGTCTCAAGCTCGCGGCGGAAGTGGAATCGAGACTGAATTGCGAAGACCCACGAAATCTCACAAAGAAAGCGCACACCGACTTAATTCAATCTTCGGGTTTTGCCTCGTCTCATGGCTCGCGCTGCCATCGCAAGCGCTTGCCTCGGAAGTCCCGCTGCCACTGTCAGCCGCAAAACCAAACGCGATCCAGAACGCGCAAGCCGAAGAACCTCCGCTGCAAGATCTGTTGCGTAAGCTGTTCGATCCTGTCGTTGGCTGGTACCCGCCGGAATCCAGACGTTCGAACCTCGGCCTCAACAACTTTTTCACTTACGGATGGACTGAAGGATGGAGCGAACCCGAGGAGGGACCGGATGACGCCCCGCGATTTCGGTTGCTCCGAATCCAGCGGGCATTCTGGGAGCGCGAGCTCCGCCTCACTTACAACTCTGCGTTTCGTCCCGATGCGCATGGCAACGACGAGCAAGAAGGCGAGTTCGAACTGGAGCTCCCTATAAGCCGTCGCTTCCTGATCGAATTCGAAGGGGGCGTCGCTGCGGCGCGCCAGGCCGGCCGTCACTGGATGGCGCAAGCATCTGACCTTCGAATCACGCCTGAGGTGATGTTGATCGAAACGCATCGACTCTCTTTTTCCAGCGGGCTGGTGGTGGAGACTCCCACCGGCGGTCGAGCAGTCGAGCAAGGGCGAACCAGTCTGACGCCCTATCTCGCGCTGTGGGGAGACTTGGGCCATAGGATTGGCCTCCACAGTTACCTGGGGAGCGAATTTCCGCTCGGCGGTTCTGGGTCTTCCTCGCCAACTGCCGTGCTGCAATACGCGATCGCTCCCAGCATCACGGTAACGCCAAAATCGATGGATTACCTCGGCGACCTGACCTTCTTCATCGAAGGCGACGGTGAAACGAGGGCGGGCAACCGCATCAGCCGAACCACGCTGAACCTGCTGCCGGGCACGCGATGGCTGGTATTCAGAGACACATGGATCGCGGCGGGGTACGAGTTTCCGATAACCGAACCAAAACCGTTCACCGGTCGCGCTTGGGTCAGTTTGTATCTGGATTTTTGAATGCGTCCTGGCCAGCCCGCTCCGACTTGATCGAAACTAGAACGTTCTCGAATCGGCAGGTAGCGTGTGCTCAATGGTGGCCACCCGTGCGCTTCTGAAAGTCGTACCAGTTCGTGGTCTTGTGACAAAGATAGCACTGCTCCAACCGGGCGCGTTCGCCACCCGCTTGCGGACCTTAAGCCTCGCGGTTTGCCCCACGCGGGGCAAACTGGTCTAAAGCAGCCACCTCCGAACACATTCCTGCGATCAGGTTGCCGTTTTCCGCGGTGAGGCGGGTCTGCTCAAACGCGCTCCGGGAAGGGCTCAGGCTTGCGACAGGTTCCAGATGTCGCGCGCATACTCGGCGACCGCGCGATCGCTCGAGAAATAGCCAATCCGCGAAAGATTGAGTATCGCCTTTTTGTTCCACAATTGCCGATTTTGATACTGAGTTGATATTTCCGACTGAGTATCTACATAAGAACCAAAATCGGCCAGCAGGAAATACTCGTCGTGATTGAGTAATACATCGCGGACCCATCGAAAGAGTCCCGGTTCGTTGGGACAAAACCGATCCGAAGCGAGTTCGTCGAGCACTCTTCTCAGGCGCGGATCGGCTTCGTAATACTCGCGCGGATGATACGCGCCCAGCGTCGTGAGCTCCTCGATTTTTTCCGCAGTCAGGCCAAAGATGAAAATGTTCTCCGCACCGACCGCGTCCCGGATTTCGATGTTTGCGCCGTCGAGGGTTCCGATGGTCAGCGCGCCGTTCATCGCGAACTTCATGTTGCCGGTGCCCGACGCCTCGCGGCCCGCGGTCGAAATCTGCTCCGACACGTCGGCGGCCGGGATGATTTTTTCGGCGAGCGAGACCCGGTAGTCGGGGAGAAACGCGACCTTGATCAGTTCGCGCGTTTTCGGATCGCCGTTGATCACGTCGGCGAGGTTGTTGATCAGCTTGATGATCATCTTGGCGGCCCAGTAGCCGGGCGCGGCCTTGCCGGCCATGAAGTAGGCGCGCGGAATCGAAGGTTCGACGCCGTCATCGACGAGCGTCAGGTAATGGTGGACGATGCCGAGCGCCATCAGGAGCTGGCGTTTGTATTCATGGATACGCTTGGCTTGAACGTCGAAAACCGCTGTCGGATCGACGTCAACTGCCGCGAGACGATTGACGATTCGCGCGAGCCGCTCCTTGTTGGCGCGCTTGATGGCGTTGAATGCCTTGTGAAATTCGGCGTCGTCGGCAAATTTTTCGACGCCGCCCAGCAGTTCCAGGTTGGTGGCCCACCCACCGCCAATAGTCGCGTCGAGCAGATGGGCGAGTCCGGGATTAGCCATCAGCAGCCATCGGCGCTGGGTGACGCCGTTGGTCTTGTTGCTGAAACGTTCGGGCCACAGCCGGAAGAAGTCCGGCACCAGCCGGGTTTTCAGCAGGTCGGAATGAAGTTTCGAGACGCCGTTGATCGAATGGCTGCCGACGATCGCGAGGTTCGCCATGTGAATCTGCGGATCGCCGCCTTCCTGCACGATAGAAATTCGTTTGGCGCGTTCGGGCGCGTCGGACCAGGCGGCGGCGACCTCGCCAAGGAAGCGGCGATTGATCTCGTAGATGACTTGCAGATGGCGGGGGACGACGCGCTCGAGCAAACTCACCGGCCATCGTTCGAGCGCCTCGGGCATCAGCGTATGATTAGTGTAGGCGACCGTGTTGCGCGTAATTTCCCACGCCGTCTCCCATTCCAGGTCCTGCTCGTCGACGAAGAATCTCATCAACTCCGCAATAGTCAGTGCGGGATGAGTGTCGTTAAGTTGAATAGCTACTTTGGCGGGAAAATCGATGAAGTCTTCGCCGCGGCTGAAGTAGCCGCGTACTATATCCTGCACCGCGCACGCGACGAAGAAGTATTCCTGCAAGAGGCGAAGCTCGCGGCCGGCGGCGACGGAGTCGGAGGGGTAGAGCACCTTCGAGATGTTTTCGGAGAACATCTTCTGCTCGACCGCCTTCATGTAGTCGCCGGCGTTGAAGATCTGCATGTCGAATTCGTCCGATGCGCTGGCGGAATAGAGCCTTACGAAATTGACGGTGCGCCCGCCGAAGCCGGCGATCGGCAAATCATGAGGCATCCCGATCAGAATGCGCTGATCGATCCAGATCGGACGGTAGCGGCCCTTGCGGTCGAAGCGATGCTCGACGCGGCCGTACACCGGAATCCGGCACGACTCGTGCGGCCGTGGGACCAGCCACGGCGAGATCTCGCGCTGCCACGCGTCGGGGCGTTCGATCTGATAGCCGCCGCGGATTTCCTGGCGGAACAGGCCGTATTCGTAGTTGATGCCGTAGCCGTAGCCCGGCATGTCCATCGTGGCGAGCGAATCGAGGAAGCATGCGGCGAGGCGGCCGAGGCCTCCGTTGCCGAGCGCGGCGTCGGGTTCCTCGTCGAACAGTTGCTGCAGGTCGATGCCGTTTTCAGCGAGAAAATCGCGGCAAATGCCGATCAGCCCGAGGTTGAAGAGATTGTTTTCGAGCGAGCGCCCGATCAAGAACTCGAGCGAGAGGTAGTAGAGCTTCTTGGCGTCGGCGCGGTCGAAGCGGGCGCGCGTCGCGAGCATCTTTTCGACCAGCATATCGCGCACGACCAGCGCGGTGACGCGATACCAATCGATTTTGGTGAGCTGGACGCGGCGCTTGGCGAGCGTGAACCGGATGTGATGATCGATGAGGGTATTGAACAGGTTCCGATTTACTTCGGAAAGCGGGGGAACAGCCATTCTTGCGTCAGTCCTCGAAATCCTCGCGCGGCGATAGCGACAGTTTAGCAGATGGCGGCGGATAGTGGAGCACCGGCGGGCGAGTCTGGCCATAGCTGGCTGTCACGCGGGTCGCGAATTGTCGCCAGCGTGTGATTGAAAAACGGGAGCATCCCGATTGGATGCTCCCGCGGTATCGGATGGATCAGTCGGTGCGGTTCAGTTGCCGCCGCGCTGCATCGCGGCCATCGCTTCGCCCATTTCCGCGAGGCCTTTCTGCACGGATGGCCGGGTCTGCACGTGCTCCCACCAGGCCGCGAGGCGCGGGCGTCCCTCGAGGGCGGATTTGGCGCCGAAGGCCGGCAGCAGATTGGCGACGAAGAACATGGTGGGTGCGATCGCGCAATCGGCGAGCGTAAAATCGGCGCCGCAGGCGAAGCCGCTCTCAGGCAGCATCCGATCGAGTTGATCGAGACGGGTCGCGATTTCGGCGAGCTTGTCGGCGACCAGCTTTTGATCGCGCGTTTTGGGATTCATCTGCGGAAACAGCGCGCGCAGCGGCGGCTCGAGATAGAGGTCGTGGAAGCGGCTCATCACGCGGACTTTGGCGCGGGCTTCCGGCGATTTCGGCATCAAGGCGGGCGTCGGGTATTTCTCCTCGAGGTACTCATTGATGACTTCGGACTCGAGGATGATGGCGCCGTCGGCGTCGAGGGTCGGGATTTTGCCGAGCGGATTGATCTTGAGGTATTCGGCTGAATGACTGTCCGTCGCGACCATCTCGACGTTGAGGCCCTTTTCGTAAATCACGAGCCGTGATTTGGTCGCGAAGTTGGATAGATTCATATTGTAGAGCTTCATAGCGTGACTCCTTTTACTATCCGTGGAATTTCCTGCTTGAGATTGAACGAAGCGATCAGTCGCTTATCGCAAAGTGAGTCGCGATGCGCAAGACGCGCAGTCAATCCGGGCGCAAAGCGATCCTGCGCGACGATCGAAAGTTAGCGGCCGCCTTCGGTCTGCTTCATTACAAAGATCAGTGAATCGGCGAAGTCGTCGGGATGCTCGAGTTGGGGAAACGCCCCCGACGTTTTGAATACCACCGTTGCTGAACCGGGCAGCGCCGCATGCAGGGCTTCGCCCTCGGCGGCGGCGAAGAACGGACTCCTGGCGCCCCAGATGATGATCGTCAGGGTGTTAAAAATCTGGCCGATTTTCGAGCGGATGTGCGCCTCGTCGCGCGGCACCGAATTGAGCATGTCGGTCTGGGCCTGCATGTCCCTGGCGAGCTCCATCATCATGCGTTCGTAGATCACTTCGGGCAGCGGCGGCAGGTCGAAGAGGCTCATCTGCGCCTGCGCGCGGATCGCTTCGACGGTCGTCGGCAGCATGCCGGCGCGCAGCTTGTCAGCGCCGCGCTTGCCGGCGAGGCCTCCGCCGACGAGCACGATCCGTTCGACCTTGTCCGGATGATCGACCGCATAGTAGAGCGCGACGTCGGCGCCGAGGTCGCTCGCGACTAGATTAATCTTGTCGATTTTGAGCGCGTCGATCATCTGGGCGACGGCGGCGGCCTGGTACGCGATCGAATAATTGACCTGCTTATGCTCCGAGGATCCGAAGCCCGGCAGATTCGGCGCCACGACCTTGAAGTGCGCCGACGCGACCAGCGGCATCACTCCGCGCCAGACCAGCGCGGCGTTGGGTCCCAAGCCGTGAATCATCACGACCGGCTCCTGCTCCGCGTAGCCGCCAGTCACGAGATAAGTGATGAGGGTGTCTTTCAGCGCGAGGTCGTTTTGCACGACGCCGGACCATCCGAGGCGCGAGATTTGGATGAAGCGGAGCACATCGATCGGCCGCAGATAGATCGCGGCCGCCGCGATACCGAGAAAGACCGCGGCAATCGGGCCTGCGATATTGATCCAGGTGTGGCGGCGAACCTGAGGGGCGAGATTGTCGGCGCGAATCGCGGCTTCGCGCTGGGCCTTGAGCTTCTGCGCTTCGAGTTTCTGCGCTTCAGCGTCTTGCGATTCAGATGGTTCCGCCACGAATCCTGATTATCCTATTTCGCCGGTGATGAGGTCGCATAAGGGGCAGCGGCGGTCGCGGCCGTGGCCGGCGAACTGTCCGGCGCGATGCTTCCCGACTCGGGCGACCCAGCCTTCGCCCTCACGTGTGACGAACGATGTGCATGCTCCCGGGCGTCACGTTCCTTGATCAACTGCTCGAGATGATCCGCGACGCGATTGATTTCTCTGGTCGCTTCCTCGACGACCTTGGTCGCATGGTCGGCTGCGGCAGTCGCCTTGTTGGCGGCTTCAAGTGCTTTGTTGGCGGCATCCTCAGCGCGGGATGCCGACGCCTGAGCTCGCGCGGCGGCGGCTTCGGCTTGCTCTGCTCGTTGCTCATCACGCGACGCGGCGCATCCCGCGATCGTCAAAGCGAGACCGGCTGCGAAGGCTATCGAGACTGCTTTGCGCGCGTATGGGTTCATCGAGTCGAGGTCTCCGATAGGTTGCAGGTCGCGCGATTTAACTGGCAGCCGCCGCGGGGAGCGATCACCCGCGACGGCATCACAATAGCGATGAGCTAAACTCTAGCGCTGCGCGAAGGCCTCGACCGCGCGATTGTCGGGGAGCGGCGTATTATCGGCGCGGAGCGGCAGAATACAGACGTGAGTGGCGCCCGCTTTGAGGTGAGCGTCGATTCGATCGCGAATCTTATCCTCGGCGCCCCACGCCACGATCGCATCGACGAGCCGATCGCTGCATCCGTTTTCGAATTCGCTGTCGGCCCATCCGAGCGCCTTGAGATTGTTGGTGTAGTTCGGCAGCCGCGGCACGTAGGTCTTCATGTAGGCGCGGGCCGCAGTGCGAGCCTTGGTCGCGTCGGTCTCGAGGATCACCGCTTGCGCCGCGCAGATCATCGCGGTGGGTCCAATTAGCGCGCGCGCCTTCGCGGTATGCTCCGGCGGCACGAAGTAGGTATGCGTGCCGTTGGCCTGCTCGGCACACAGCGCAAGCATCTTGGGATGGAGCGCCGCAAGCACGACCGGCACTTCCTTGGGCCCGCTTGGAACCCCATAGAGGGCGCCCTTCATCTTCGGCAGATAATCCTTCATGTAGCTGTAGGGCTTGTCGTAACTGTGCCCGCGCAGATTGGTGACCAGCGGTTTGTGGCTGACGCCAATTCCGAGCAGAAAGCGGCCGCCCGACTGTTCGGAGACGGTCTTCGAAGCGGACGACATCGTGATGGGATCGCGCGCATAGATGTTGGCGATACCAGTCGCGAGATTCAGCCGCTCGGTATGGCTCAGCAGATAGGCGGCGTGCGCGAATGGCTCGCGGCCGATCGCCTCGGGGATCCAGAGCGCCTTGTAGCCATTCTTTTCGACCATCTTCGCGAACGCGGCGGTGTCGGCCGCAGGCATCGCGTCGAGGAAGAACCATATTCCGACTTTTCCGATATCCATGGAACAAGTAACTAACGCGCCGGCGATTTTCTAACAAGGGAAGTGATCTCGCGTTTTCATCTTTGGCGGGGTCGCGATAGGCTGGCGACTGCGTCGGATTCGCAAAATCGCAAAAGGTGATCGATCAAAATGAAGCTCGGCTTGATGTTTGTAAATTCGGGACCGTTCTCCAATCCAACTTTGCTCGCTCATCTCGCGACCACGGCGGAGCGATGCGGTATCGAGTCGTTGTGGACCGTCGAGCACGTCGTGATTCCGGAGAACTATCAGTCGCCGTATCCGTATTCGTCGAGCGGCAAAATTCCCGGCGGTGAGGACGTCTCGATACCGGACCCGCTGCTGCCGCTGACCTTCATCGCGGCGATAACGAAGAAGGTGAAGCTCGCGACCGGCGTGCTGATTCTCCCGCAGCGTCATCCTTTGTATGTGGCCAAGGAGTTGGCGACGCTCGACACACTATCGAACGGGCGCGCGATCCTGGGAATCGGCAGCGGATGGCTCAAGGAAGAATTCGATTCGCTGGGGCTCGATTTCCATACGCGGGGTGCGCGGACTGACGAATCGATCAAGGCGATGCGCGCGTTATGGAGTGAGGGATCGTCGTCGTTTCATGGCAAACATTTCAATTTCGGTCCCGTGAAGTGTTATCCGAAGCCAATCCAGAAAGGCGGCGTGCCGATCCACATCGGCGGGCATTCGACGGCGGCGGCGAAGCGCGCCGGTCGCTACGGTGACGGCTTTTTTCCAGCGCTCGGCGAGATACCCAAGCTCAAGGATCTGTTCGCGATCATGAAGGCGGAGGCCGAGAAGGCGGGGCGCAATCCGGCATCGATCGAACTGTCGTGCATGGGGCGTCCGCGCGTCGATGACTTGAAGGCGCTGCAGGACATCGGGATTTCGCGCGTCGTGATCGCGCCGCCGGCATTCGACGCAGACGGACTCACGCGCGGCCTCGAAAAACTTCAGAACGAAGTGATCGCGAAAATTTGAAAATCGAGCTGCGCGCGCTCGATTATCGTCATGACTAAAACGCCAGAGGCACGAATGCCGTGAAGGATGAAAAGTCGGCTGACCCGTTGATCGTTCGCCACGAAGCCCCGCTCGGATGGTTGGTGCTCAACCGCCCGC belongs to Candidatus Binatus sp. and includes:
- a CDS encoding TIGR03620 family F420-dependent LLM class oxidoreductase; translation: MDIGKVGIWFFLDAMPAADTAAFAKMVEKNGYKALWIPEAIGREPFAHAAYLLSHTERLNLATGIANIYARDPITMSSASKTVSEQSGGRFLLGIGVSHKPLVTNLRGHSYDKPYSYMKDYLPKMKGALYGVPSGPKEVPVVLAALHPKMLALCAEQANGTHTYFVPPEHTAKARALIGPTAMICAAQAVILETDATKARTAARAYMKTYVPRLPNYTNNLKALGWADSEFENGCSDRLVDAIVAWGAEDKIRDRIDAHLKAGATHVCILPLRADNTPLPDNRAVEAFAQR
- a CDS encoding LLM class F420-dependent oxidoreductase, translated to MKLGLMFVNSGPFSNPTLLAHLATTAERCGIESLWTVEHVVIPENYQSPYPYSSSGKIPGGEDVSIPDPLLPLTFIAAITKKVKLATGVLILPQRHPLYVAKELATLDTLSNGRAILGIGSGWLKEEFDSLGLDFHTRGARTDESIKAMRALWSEGSSSFHGKHFNFGPVKCYPKPIQKGGVPIHIGGHSTAAAKRAGRYGDGFFPALGEIPKLKDLFAIMKAEAEKAGRNPASIELSCMGRPRVDDLKALQDIGISRVVIAPPAFDADGLTRGLEKLQNEVIAKI
- a CDS encoding glycogen/starch/alpha-glucan phosphorylase, giving the protein MAVPPLSEVNRNLFNTLIDHHIRFTLAKRRVQLTKIDWYRVTALVVRDMLVEKMLATRARFDRADAKKLYYLSLEFLIGRSLENNLFNLGLIGICRDFLAENGIDLQQLFDEEPDAALGNGGLGRLAACFLDSLATMDMPGYGYGINYEYGLFRQEIRGGYQIERPDAWQREISPWLVPRPHESCRIPVYGRVEHRFDRKGRYRPIWIDQRILIGMPHDLPIAGFGGRTVNFVRLYSASASDEFDMQIFNAGDYMKAVEQKMFSENISKVLYPSDSVAAGRELRLLQEYFFVACAVQDIVRGYFSRGEDFIDFPAKVAIQLNDTHPALTIAELMRFFVDEQDLEWETAWEITRNTVAYTNHTLMPEALERWPVSLLERVVPRHLQVIYEINRRFLGEVAAAWSDAPERAKRISIVQEGGDPQIHMANLAIVGSHSINGVSKLHSDLLKTRLVPDFFRLWPERFSNKTNGVTQRRWLLMANPGLAHLLDATIGGGWATNLELLGGVEKFADDAEFHKAFNAIKRANKERLARIVNRLAAVDVDPTAVFDVQAKRIHEYKRQLLMALGIVHHYLTLVDDGVEPSIPRAYFMAGKAAPGYWAAKMIIKLINNLADVINGDPKTRELIKVAFLPDYRVSLAEKIIPAADVSEQISTAGREASGTGNMKFAMNGALTIGTLDGANIEIRDAVGAENIFIFGLTAEKIEELTTLGAYHPREYYEADPRLRRVLDELASDRFCPNEPGLFRWVRDVLLNHDEYFLLADFGSYVDTQSEISTQYQNRQLWNKKAILNLSRIGYFSSDRAVAEYARDIWNLSQA
- a CDS encoding glutathione S-transferase family protein encodes the protein MKLYNMNLSNFATKSRLVIYEKGLNVEMVATDSHSAEYLKINPLGKIPTLDADGAIILESEVINEYLEEKYPTPALMPKSPEARAKVRVMSRFHDLYLEPPLRALFPQMNPKTRDQKLVADKLAEIATRLDQLDRMLPESGFACGADFTLADCAIAPTMFFVANLLPAFGAKSALEGRPRLAAWWEHVQTRPSVQKGLAEMGEAMAAMQRGGN
- a CDS encoding alpha/beta fold hydrolase yields the protein MAEPSESQDAEAQKLEAQKLKAQREAAIRADNLAPQVRRHTWINIAGPIAAVFLGIAAAAIYLRPIDVLRFIQISRLGWSGVVQNDLALKDTLITYLVTGGYAEQEPVVMIHGLGPNAALVWRGVMPLVASAHFKVVAPNLPGFGSSEHKQVNYSIAYQAAAVAQMIDALKIDKINLVASDLGADVALYYAVDHPDKVERIVLVGGGLAGKRGADKLRAGMLPTTVEAIRAQAQMSLFDLPPLPEVIYERMMMELARDMQAQTDMLNSVPRDEAHIRSKIGQIFNTLTIIIWGARSPFFAAAEGEALHAALPGSATVVFKTSGAFPQLEHPDDFADSLIFVMKQTEGGR